The following coding sequences are from one Panthera leo isolate Ple1 chromosome E1, P.leo_Ple1_pat1.1, whole genome shotgun sequence window:
- the COG1 gene encoding conserved oligomeric Golgi complex subunit 1: MAAAATSPALKRLDLRDPAALFETHGAEEIRGLERQVRAEIEHKKEELRQMVGERYRDLIEAADTIGQMRRCAEGLVDAVKATDQYCARLREAGSAAPPPPRDPQPQQPSQEKFYSMAAQIKLLLEIPEKIWSSMEASQYLHATQLYLLCCHLHSLLQLDSSGSRYSPVLLRFPILIRQVAAASHFRSTILHESKLLLKCQAVSDQAVAEALCSIMLLEESSPRQALADFLLARKAAIQKLLNQPHHSTGIKTQVCSLVELLATTLNQAHALFYTLPEGQLPDPSLPCGLLFSTLETITGQHPTGKGAGVLQEEVKLCSWSRHLPASVVQFQPALRTLAQPISQEYLKDTLRKWIHMCNEDIKNGITNLLFYVKSIRGLAGIRDAMWELLTSESTNHSWDVICQRLLEKPLLFWEDLMRQLFLDRLQTLTREGFDSISTGCKELLISALQELESSTSSCAASKHIHLEHNMSLFLWSESPQDLPPDAAWVSVAHRGPRAGGGLSMKAQAVSPCVQDFCSALDAKLQVQLDDLLAYLPSADSSPPKDVSPVQAKSCAFDRYADAGTVLELLQAQSVACIERITACIRAELHGTEQVVQGQRDALDSVQLHAVLFMARLCQSLGELCPHLKQCVLGKSRNSEKPARDPKALKKQGKGTTREVLPSQAKWQEVKELLLRQSVMGYRVWSSAVVKVLAHGFTQSLLLDDAGSILATATSWDELEIQEEAESGSCIMSTIRLPTQPSWYVQSFLFSLCQEINRVGGHALPKVTLQEMLKSCMVQVVAAYERLSEEKQVKKEGAFPMTQNRALQLLYDLRYLSIILTARGEEVKSGRSKQDSRIEKVADSLETLIDPFDLDVFTPHLNSNLTRLAQRTSVLFGLVTGTENQFTPRSNTFNSQEPHNILPLASSQIRFGLLPLSMTSTRKAKSTSRSIETKTQVGPPALSQAGDPTHPGSLFRQLVSEEEDASTPSLFKLGWLSSMTK, from the exons ATGGCGGCCGCGGCCACTTCTCCCGCGCTGAAGCGGCTGGACCTGCGCGACCCCGCGGCGCTCTTCGAGACACATGGAGCGGAGGAGATCCGCGGGCTGGAGCGCCAGGTTCGGGCCGAGATCGAGCACAAGAAAGAGGAGCTGCGGCAAATGGTGGGAGAGCGGTACCGCGACCTGATCGAGGCGGCCGACACCATCGGCCAGATGCGCCGCTGCGCCGAGGGACTGGTGGACGCCGTGAAGGCCACCGACCAGTACTGCGCCCGTCTCCGCGAAGCCGGCTCGGCCGCCCCCCCGCCGCCGCGGGACCCGCAG ccccagcagccaTCCCAGGAGAAGTTCTACAGCATGGCTGCCCAGATCAAGCTACTCTTGGAAATTCCTGAGAAGATCTGGAGCTCCATGGAGGCCTCTCAGTACCTCCATGCCACACAGCTGTACCTGCTCTGCTGCCACCTCCACAGCCTGCTCCAGCTGGATTCTTCTGGCTCCCGATACAGCCCCGTCCTCTTGCGATTCCCAATACTCATCCGGCAGGTCGCAGCGGCCAGCCACTTCCG GTCAACTATTCTGCACGAAAGCAAGCTGCTGCTCAAATGCCAAGCCGTGTCTGACCAGGCTGTAGCCGAGGCCCTGTGCTCGATAATGCTCTTAGAAGAGAGTTCTCCTCGCCAGGCCCTAGCAGACTTCCTGTTGGCCAGAAAGGCAGCTATTCAGAAACTGCTCAACCAGCCGCACCACA GTACTGGCATCAAGACTCAGGTCTGCTCGTTAGTGGAGCTGCTGGCCACCACTTTGAACCAGGCTCATGCTCTTTTCTACACTTTACCAGAAGGCCAGCTGCCAGATCCGTCCCTGCCATGCGGCTTGCTCTTCTCAACTCTAGAGACCATCACGGGCCAGCATCCGACCG GGAAGGGCGCCGGTGTTCTGCAAGAGGAGGTGAAACTGTGCAGCTGGTCCAGACACCTGCCGGCATCCGTCGTCCAGTTCCAGCCGGCTCTCCGAACCTTGGCACAGCCCATCAGTCAGGAGTACCTGAAAGACACGCTGCGGAAATGGATCCACAT GTGCAATGAAGACATTAAAAACGGGATCACCAACCTGCTTTTTTACGTGAAGAGCATAAGAGGGCTCGCAGGGATCCGGGATGCCATGTGGGAATTACTTACCAGCGAGTCCACCAACCACAGCTGGGACGTGATATGTCAGCGGCTTCTGGAGAAGCCACTCCTGTTCTGGGAGGATTTGATGCGGCAGCTGTTCCTTGACCGGTTACAG ACCCTGACAAGAGAAGGCTTCGACTCCATCTCTACCGGCTGCAAGGAGCTCCTCATTTCCGCCCTGCAGGAGCTCGAGAGCAGCACCAGCAGCTGCGCTGCGAGTAAGCACATCCACTTGGAGCACAAcatgtctctcttcctctggtcCGAGAGTCCCCAGGACCTGCCTCCCGACGCCGCCTGGGTCAGCGTGGCGCACCGGGGGCCGCGTGCCGGCGGCGGGCTCTCCATGAAGGCGCAGGCGGTCAGCCCCTGCGTCCAGGACTTCTGCTCTGCCCTGGACGCTAAGCTGCAGGTTCAGCTGGACGACCTCCTGGCCTACCTTCCCTCTGCGGACTCGTCGCCGCCCAAGGACGTCTCCCCCGTGCAAGCCAAGAGCTGTGCCTTCGACAGGTACGCGGATGCGGGCACCGTGCTGGAGCTGCTGCAGGCGCAGTCCGTGGCGTGCATCGAGCGCATCACGGCCTGCATCCGGGCAGAGCTGCACGGCACGGAGCAGGTGGTGCAGGGGCAGCGGGATGCCCTCGACAGCGTCCAGCTGCACGCGGTCCTTTTCATGGCCAGACTCTGCCAGTCGCTGGGAGAGCTGTGTCCCCATCTGAAGCAGTGCGTCTTAGGAAAGTCCAGGAACTCTGAGAAACCAGCAAGGGACCCTAAGGCTCTgaaaaagcagggaaaggggacCACTCGGGAAGTACTTCCTTCGCAGGCCAAGTGGCAGGAAGTCAAGGAGCTGCTCCTGCGGCAGAGCGTGATGGGTTACCGCGTGTGGAGCTCGGCGGTTGTGAAG GTTTTGGCTCACGGATTCACCCAGTCGTTACTTCTAGACGATGCCGGCTCCATCCTGGCCACAGCCACCAGCTGGGATGAACTAGAAATCCAGGAGGAAGCGGAGTCTGGCAGCTGCATCATGTCCACAATCCGACTCCCTACACAG CCATCCTGGTATGTCCAGTCCTTCCTGTTTAGCCTCTGCCAGGAAATTAACCGGGTTGGAGGCCACGCTTTGCCAAAAGTGACCCTGCAGGAGATGCTGAAAAGCTGTATGGTCCAGGTGGTGGCTGCGTATGAGAgactttcagaagaaaaacagGTGAAG AAAGAAGGTGCGTTCCCCATGACCCAGAATCGGGCCCTGCAGCTGCTTTATGATCTGCGCTATCTCAGCATCATTCTGACAGCCAGGGGTGAGGAGGTGAAGAGTGGCCGCAGCAAGCAGGACTCCAG AATTGAGAAAGTGGCCGACTCCCTGGAAACACTCATTGACCCGTTTGACCTGGATGTCTTCACACCACACCTCAACAGCAACCTCACGAGGCTGGCGCAGCGAACCTCT GTTCTGTTTGGATTGGTCACTGGTACAGAGAATCAGTTCACGCCCAGGAGCAACACGTTCAACTCCCAAGAACCCCATAACATACTGCCTCTGGCATCGAGTCAGATCAG GTTCGGACTTCTTCCGCTGAGCATGACGAGTACCCGAAAGGCCAAATCAACCAGCAGAAGCATCGAAACAAAAACCCAG GTTGGCCCCCCGGCACTCTCCCAAGCAGGTGACCCGACGCACCCTGGCTCCTTGTTCAGACAGCTGGTCAGTGAGGAAGAAGACGCGTCTACGCCTTCGTTATTCAAGCTAGGTTGGCTCTCTAGTATGACTAAATAA